In Pseudomonas lalkuanensis, the following are encoded in one genomic region:
- a CDS encoding ABC transporter permease: MNLRRLGAIVLKELRQLRRDRLTFAMIVGIPIMQLVLFGYAINMDVRGLHAAVLDQADTARSREVVAELGASQVLDFRYQLATPQQLDKLLREGSISAALVVPPDFEARLQRKDRPPLQLVVDGADQVVQASARQLAAYPLPGWPNLTGVQVVNFYNPERLAPLNTVPGLIGVILTMTMVLFTAIALVRERERGNMELLITTPVSPWELTLGKVLPFVGIGLVQVTVILLVGLWLFEVPVRGSLLELYGASLVFIFASLTLGVFISTLARSQFQAMQMAFFTFLPQILLSGFMFPFAGMPHAAQWIAEILPLTHFLRLTRGIMLRGAGLADLWLELVVLVVFALVMLTVAVMRVHKRLD; this comes from the coding sequence ATGAACCTGCGCCGCCTGGGGGCCATCGTCCTCAAGGAACTGCGCCAGTTGCGCCGCGACCGCCTGACCTTCGCCATGATCGTCGGCATCCCGATCATGCAGCTGGTGCTCTTCGGTTACGCCATCAACATGGACGTGCGCGGCCTGCACGCCGCCGTGCTGGACCAGGCGGACACCGCCCGCTCCCGCGAAGTGGTGGCCGAACTCGGGGCCAGCCAGGTGCTGGACTTCCGCTACCAGCTCGCCACCCCGCAGCAACTGGACAAACTGCTGCGCGAAGGCAGCATCAGCGCTGCCCTGGTGGTACCGCCGGACTTCGAAGCGCGCCTGCAACGCAAGGACCGCCCGCCGCTGCAACTGGTGGTGGATGGCGCCGACCAGGTGGTGCAGGCCTCGGCCCGGCAACTGGCGGCCTATCCCCTGCCCGGCTGGCCGAACCTCACCGGCGTGCAGGTGGTGAACTTCTACAACCCGGAACGCCTGGCGCCGCTGAACACGGTGCCGGGGCTGATCGGGGTGATCCTGACCATGACCATGGTGCTCTTCACCGCCATCGCCCTGGTGCGCGAGCGCGAGCGCGGCAACATGGAGTTGCTGATCACCACGCCGGTTTCCCCTTGGGAACTGACCCTGGGCAAGGTACTGCCCTTCGTCGGCATCGGCCTGGTGCAGGTGACGGTGATCCTGCTGGTGGGGCTGTGGCTGTTCGAGGTGCCGGTGCGCGGTTCGCTGCTGGAACTCTACGGCGCATCCCTGGTGTTCATCTTCGCCAGCCTGACCCTGGGCGTGTTCATCTCCACCCTCGCACGCAGCCAGTTCCAGGCCATGCAAATGGCCTTCTTCACCTTCCTGCCGCAAATCCTGCTGTCGGGCTTCATGTTCCCCTTCGCCGGCATGCCGCATGCGGCGCAGTGGATAGCGGAAATCCTGCCGCTGACCCACTTCCTGCGCCTGACCCGCGGCATCATGCTGCGCGGCGCGGGCCTGGCCGACCTCTGGCTGGAACTGGTGGTGCTGGTGGTGTTCGCCCTGGTGATGCTCACCGTTGCGGTGATGCGGGTGCACAAGCGGTTGGATTGA